The DNA window GTTTTGTTTTAACAGCAAATATAGAAAAGACAGAGATACATAGAGCTAAAATAGAGAATACTAGAAAAAAGTAGCGCGAACGCCATTAGACGTTTCGAAGTTCCGTGTCTGACCGCTATTCAACCGGCCGGCGTAGTGGCGCAACCGTCCACGTGGTACAGCGATTCGCGATCATTCTACTGCGACTTTATTTGTAAACACTGTTGGGCTGAAAGATGGACGCTTACGATATACATAAGAAAAATTGGGAAGATTTAGACGTGACCAAAGAAGAGCTGAAAAATTTGACCGAGTGTCTGAAAAAGGAGGAGTTCCGCAAGATGTTGATCGAATACGTGGAAGAGGTGACTGATCCGAAAAATATGGAGGTCtatcaaaaagaaattacgtTGTTAGAGAAGAAACGGGGCGTCGACGTTACATTCGTTGCCCCACAGCCTAGTTACGTCATAAAAACCAGCATAAACGGAGacaaaaaatgtttcctaAATATTTGCACGAGCGAACTTACAGATCCGCCAAGCAGTCAACCTTCCTTCGAACAAGGTCATCATGGACAACAATGGTCTATTCCTTACTTGTTAACACCACCTCGTGATGACCTTGACAAAAAGAATGTGCGTTGTAAAGTCTTCGATGTGATATTTCATCCTGATACCATTTTCCTATCGACCAAACACACAGAACTTCGCAAAATCGTTAACAACACGGCTATAGATGGtgtcgaaaataattttaatgtaagtACCACTATTTTCTTGGATCATTGTACAAAGTTACTTATCTGTTCGTCCTTATCATTTGGTTTTTACTGAACGTGTTAGGTCAAATTGgataggaaaaatataaagtttccACAGATAAGATACAAAGGAATATGCCATCCAACTGTGATCAGAAAACCATCCAAGAGTCAACCTGAAGAGGAATTGGACATAGAACCAGAAATCTATCAGAAGCTAATGGCCAGTTACGACAAGAGCAGACAACCAAGACCCAAGCGTATGGAGAAAGTGCCAAAGCGGTCACCTTctaccaaatattataacaaaaaagcaaataaaagtGCAGACACAGATAACAAATTTACTACaccaaaattttctataaaacacCAATCCGACGTAGAGCTGGAAGATTTTAGCACTAACAGAAATGCAAAAATGAATGCTACGGTACCTAAGAGATTAATCATCACTATAGATCTACCGCTACTAAAAACTGCCACTGATGCTTCTCTAGATGTACAAGAACGTTATCTCAGCGTAAAGAGTATAAAAcctgcaaaatatttattggagCTTCCTCTACCTTATCGTGTGGATGCAGATGGCGGTAATGCTAAGTTTGATGCAAAACACAAGAAGCTTGTTGTTACACTGCCAGTTATACAACCAGTGGTATCGGTATCTAATACTAAAGAGGACAGTGGAGTAAATAGTGATCCTTGTAACTTTGGTAATACTGTGCCGCTACTACTAGAAGATTCTACAGAAGATTCTCCTAGTCAGAGTCATAAGAGTAACTCTACACCTAAATTAGTTGAAGAATGTGAAACAGTGCTTGCAACTACAAAAACGGAATATGAGAGCGAAAATGTAGAAGATTCTAGTGATACGACACTACGGACTAGCAAAAAGAATATAAGCACATTTTTAGATCCTAGCATTAAGTATTCACTGCCaacatttatttgtaatatatataagaatcAATTAACGATTactgtaaatgtaaaaaatgtcaaTCCAGATTCTATTCGCtatagaattttacaaaataatttaggGATACACACTTTACTAGCTTCTGTAGGTACAGGATTTTTTCCACAGCACTATTcgttatgtttaaaaataaccGAGAATTCTGTAAATCCCGATTCGGTCACGGTCGAACCATGGGATAACAATGTTGTATttactattacgttaaaagatttggaaaatttagcACAGTACTACGTCGGTATAGACGAAGATTTCATGGAACAGAAACATTTTCCTACCGTTGTGTCTTTCAAGAATCAACTGGAAGAATTATCGgtaagttttttaaatatctatagAAGTTGAAGCGAAAGATTATCTTGCACTCATTGACTCGTGCTTCACAGACTGAGGACGACGACTTCGAGGCGGATCGAAGAATCGACTTGCGAACAGAGGATGATGGTGTCCTTATAAATATTAGCTCGAATCATTTAGATACGGACGATGAAGCTGAACGACACAGTACAACATCAATGGAAGAACGATCAGATCATACTGTAACAAAGACTAGATCTGTTTCAGAGAGCAGCGGAGATGAGTTgataagtaataatataacagGTACATTCCCAAAAAGTATATTAAGATCGCAACGCAATCATAATCTTTCGCGTTCAGTATCCGAATCGAGTGCCGATGAAATTGGAACGGCTGCATCGTCTATAGATTGCCATTACGATTCGATACCGGATCTAAATTCTGAATTAGATTGTTCCAGCTTAAAAAAGACAGTACGATTCAACGACGTAGTATCGCGACAACTATTCAGGTACTATCACAATAGCTATTGTATcgatactttcttttttaataatcatgTACATCGATCAacttgtttaattttttagatCGAATTCCAGTATTCTTGGTCAGCGTAAAAAGAACCAAcgtaaattacgaaataaaaggCGTGCTTATGAACGTAGAATGAGCGAAAGCGAAAATTCTGAAACGGAGGACCGTGATAAGTACAAAGGAAAtcaaaaaaatacagaagtCTCTGAAACTGTAACGAGtatcaaagaagaaatgaatgaaattcgtTCGAGCAACTCGGATGACACTGCCAAGGACGAGGTTAAAGCACAATTCAAGAACGACTTGATATTCGACCTTGATATGTAGATTTTGTTAGTTCACCAACAGAGGCGTTTTGTAATGTGTATgtgataatttttttaaaacaaatttgaaaactttgaaaGCTTTTAAAGCGAATTAAGATGGTTTATTGACCGTCTTCGAGGAATGcgacaaaaatatgaaatctacTTAGAATTATGTGATAATGTCTTGGTGAAATTGTATATTCGTACTAACGTAGAAGGTTCTCAAAGAAACAATACTAGATAGaattttttcgttcgataGTTCAAAAACATCGACCTCActctatataatattttatcttctatatttataaaatataatgtgaAAATAAGAATCTTTTGAATGTTTCTCGCGCGAtctattttgaattttaaccATTTCGtatagaaaaagtaaaaggatcgtgtttttaaaaattttttgcggagaaatctattttataaaatgaat is part of the Bombus pyrosoma isolate SC7728 linkage group LG13, ASM1482585v1, whole genome shotgun sequence genome and encodes:
- the LOC122574342 gene encoding protein kintoun isoform X3 — its product is MDAYDIHKKNWEDLDVTKEELKNLTECLKKEEFRKMLIEYVEEVTDPKNMEVYQKEITLLEKKRGVDVTFVAPQPSYVIKTSINGDKKCFLNICTSELTDPPSSQPSFEQGHHGQQWSIPYLLTPPRDDLDKKNVRCKVFDVIFHPDTIFLSTKHTELRKIVNNTAIDGVENNFNVKLDRKNIKFPQIRYKGICHPTVIRKPSKSQPEEELDIEPEIYQKLMASYDKSRQPRPKRMEKVPKRSPSTKYYNKKANKSADTDNKFTTPKFSIKHQSDVELEDFSTNRNAKMNATVPKRLIITIDLPLLKTATDASLDVQERYLSVKSIKPAKYLLELPLPYRVDADGGNAKFDAKHKKLVVTLPVIQPVVSVSNTKEDSGVNSDPCNFGNTVPLLLEDSTEDSPSQSHKSNSTPKLVEECETVLATTKTEYESENVEDSSDTTLRTSKKNISTFLDPSIKYSLPTFICNIYKNQLTITVNVKNVNPDSIRYRILQNNLGIHTLLASVGTGFFPQHYSLCLKITENSVNPDSVTVEPWDNNVVFTITLKDLENLAQYYVGIDEDFMEQKHFPTVVSFKNQLEELSTEDDDFEADRRIDLRTEDDGVLINISSNHLDTDDEAERHSTTSMEERSDHTVTKTRSVSESSGDELIISESSADEIGTAASSIDCHYDSIPDLNSELDCSSLKKTVRFNDVVSRQLFRSNSSILGQRKKNQRKLRNKRRAYERRMSESENSETEDRDKYKGNQKNTEVSETVTSIKEEMNEIRSSNSDDTAKDEVKAQFKNDLIFDLDM
- the LOC122574342 gene encoding protein kintoun isoform X1 translates to MDAYDIHKKNWEDLDVTKEELKNLTECLKKEEFRKMLIEYVEEVTDPKNMEVYQKEITLLEKKRGVDVTFVAPQPSYVIKTSINGDKKCFLNICTSELTDPPSSQPSFEQGHHGQQWSIPYLLTPPRDDLDKKNVRCKVFDVIFHPDTIFLSTKHTELRKIVNNTAIDGVENNFNVKLDRKNIKFPQIRYKGICHPTVIRKPSKSQPEEELDIEPEIYQKLMASYDKSRQPRPKRMEKVPKRSPSTKYYNKKANKSADTDNKFTTPKFSIKHQSDVELEDFSTNRNAKMNATVPKRLIITIDLPLLKTATDASLDVQERYLSVKSIKPAKYLLELPLPYRVDADGGNAKFDAKHKKLVVTLPVIQPVVSVSNTKEDSGVNSDPCNFGNTVPLLLEDSTEDSPSQSHKSNSTPKLVEECETVLATTKTEYESENVEDSSDTTLRTSKKNISTFLDPSIKYSLPTFICNIYKNQLTITVNVKNVNPDSIRYRILQNNLGIHTLLASVGTGFFPQHYSLCLKITENSVNPDSVTVEPWDNNVVFTITLKDLENLAQYYVGIDEDFMEQKHFPTVVSFKNQLEELSTEDDDFEADRRIDLRTEDDGVLINISSNHLDTDDEAERHSTTSMEERSDHTVTKTRSVSESSGDELISNNITGTFPKSILRSQRNHNLSRSVSESSADEIGTAASSIDCHYDSIPDLNSELDCSSLKKTVRFNDVVSRQLFRSNSSILGQRKKNQRKLRNKRRAYERRMSESENSETEDRDKYKGNQKNTEVSETVTSIKEEMNEIRSSNSDDTAKDEVKAQFKNDLIFDLDM
- the LOC122574342 gene encoding protein kintoun isoform X2; this encodes MDAYDIHKKNWEDLDVTKEELKNLTECLKKEEFRKMLIEYVEEVTDPKNMEVYQKEITLLEKKRGVDVTFVAPQPSYVIKTSINGDKKCFLNICTSELTDPPSSQPSFEQGHHGQQWSIPYLLTPPRDDLDKKNVRCKVFDVIFHPDTIFLSTKHTELRKIVNNTAIDGVENNFNVKLDRKNIKFPQIRYKGICHPTVIRKPSKSQPEEELDIEPEIYQKLMASYDKSRQPRPKRMEKVPKRSPSTKYYNKKANKSADTDNKFTTPKFSIKHQSDVELEDFSTNRNAKMNATVPKRLIITIDLPLLKTATDASLDVQERYLSVKSIKPAKYLLELPLPYRVDADGGNAKFDAKHKKLVVTLPVIQPVVSVSNTKEDSGVNSDPCNFGNTVPLLLEDSTEDSPSQSHKSNSTPKLVEECETVLATTKTEYESENVEDSSDTTLRTSKKNISTFLDPSIKYSLPTFICNIYKNQLTITVNVKNVNPDSIRYRILQNNLGIHTLLASVGTGFFPQHYSLCLKITENSVNPDSVTVEPWDNNVVFTITLKDLENLAQYYVGIDEDFMEQKHFPTVVSFKNQLEELSTEDDDFEADRRIDLRTEDDGVLINISSNHLDTDDEAERHSTTSMEERSDHTVTKTRSVSESSGDELISNNITVSESSADEIGTAASSIDCHYDSIPDLNSELDCSSLKKTVRFNDVVSRQLFRSNSSILGQRKKNQRKLRNKRRAYERRMSESENSETEDRDKYKGNQKNTEVSETVTSIKEEMNEIRSSNSDDTAKDEVKAQFKNDLIFDLDM